Proteins encoded in a region of the Halothiobacillus diazotrophicus genome:
- the katG gene encoding catalase/peroxidase HPI has product MSESKCPFHHTAGGGTSNQDWWPNRLNLDILRQHSSKSDPMGTDFDYAAAFKSLDLAAVKKDLRELMTDSQDWWPADYGHYGPFFIRMAWHSAGTYRTGDGRGGAGHGNQRFAPLNSWPDNVNLDKARRLLWPIKQKYGRKISWADLIVLTGNVALESMGFKTFGFAGGREDIWEPEKDVYWGNEDEWLATSDTPKSRYSGERDLEDPLAAVQMGLIYVNPEGPDGKPDPIASGRDVRETFARMAMNDYETVALTAGGHTFGKCHGAGDAALVGPEPEAAPIAQQGLGWLSSYKSGKGGDQIGSGLEGAWTPTPTQWDMTYLEMLFDNEWELTKSPAGAWQWTPKETTDGNQAPAAEDPSQKRPIIMTTADMSMRMDPIYGPIAQHFRENPEEFADAFARAWFKLTHRDMGPKSRYLGPEVPQEDLLWQDPIPAVDHPLVNDGDIAALKARILGAGLSVSELVATAWASASTFRGSDKRGGANGARIRLAPQKDWPANQPERLARVLATLEAIQRDFNDGGQRVSLADLIVLAGCAGVEEAARKAGHAIRVPFEPGRMDATQEQTDVAAFDVLEPIADGFRNFQKAKYSVSAEELLIDKAQLLTLTPPEMTVLVGGLRALNANTGQTRHGVFTDRPEALTNDFFVNLLDMRTVWNATSSDEDLFEGRDRVTGQAKWTATRVDLVFGSNSELRALAEVYATADAETKFVQDFVAAWTKVMNLDRFDLN; this is encoded by the coding sequence ATGTCTGAAAGCAAATGCCCGTTCCATCACACCGCCGGCGGCGGCACGTCCAATCAGGACTGGTGGCCCAATCGGCTCAACCTGGACATCCTGCGCCAGCATTCGTCCAAATCCGACCCCATGGGAACGGACTTCGACTATGCAGCAGCATTCAAGAGCCTCGATCTCGCGGCGGTGAAGAAGGACCTGCGGGAACTGATGACCGATTCGCAGGACTGGTGGCCCGCCGATTACGGCCACTACGGTCCGTTCTTCATCCGCATGGCCTGGCACAGCGCGGGCACCTACCGCACCGGCGACGGTCGCGGCGGCGCCGGTCACGGCAACCAGCGATTCGCGCCGCTCAACAGCTGGCCGGACAACGTGAATCTCGACAAGGCACGGCGCCTGCTCTGGCCCATCAAGCAGAAATACGGCCGGAAGATCAGTTGGGCCGATCTGATCGTCCTCACCGGAAACGTCGCCCTCGAATCCATGGGCTTCAAGACCTTCGGTTTCGCCGGGGGACGCGAAGACATCTGGGAACCGGAGAAGGACGTCTACTGGGGCAACGAGGACGAATGGCTCGCAACCAGCGACACACCGAAAAGCCGGTACAGCGGCGAACGCGACCTCGAAGATCCCCTGGCCGCCGTGCAGATGGGCCTGATCTACGTGAACCCGGAAGGCCCGGACGGCAAGCCCGACCCGATCGCCTCCGGTCGCGACGTCCGCGAAACCTTCGCGCGGATGGCGATGAACGATTACGAAACGGTCGCCCTCACCGCCGGCGGCCACACCTTCGGCAAATGCCATGGCGCGGGCGACGCGGCGCTGGTCGGGCCGGAACCCGAAGCCGCCCCCATCGCGCAACAGGGTCTGGGCTGGTTGAGCAGCTACAAGAGCGGCAAGGGCGGCGACCAGATCGGCAGCGGGCTCGAAGGCGCCTGGACGCCCACGCCGACGCAGTGGGACATGACGTATCTGGAAATGCTGTTCGACAATGAGTGGGAACTGACGAAAAGCCCCGCCGGCGCCTGGCAGTGGACGCCGAAGGAAACCACCGACGGCAATCAGGCGCCCGCGGCGGAAGATCCGTCGCAGAAACGCCCCATCATCATGACCACGGCCGACATGTCGATGCGGATGGACCCGATCTACGGTCCGATCGCCCAGCATTTCCGAGAGAACCCCGAAGAATTCGCCGATGCCTTCGCCCGGGCATGGTTCAAGCTGACCCACCGCGACATGGGGCCGAAATCCCGTTATCTCGGCCCCGAAGTGCCGCAGGAGGATCTGCTCTGGCAGGATCCCATTCCGGCCGTCGATCACCCGCTCGTCAACGATGGCGACATCGCCGCTCTCAAGGCCAGGATCCTCGGAGCCGGACTGAGCGTCTCGGAACTCGTCGCCACGGCCTGGGCCTCGGCATCGACCTTCCGGGGCTCCGACAAGCGCGGCGGCGCCAACGGCGCACGCATTCGCCTCGCGCCGCAGAAGGATTGGCCGGCCAATCAACCGGAACGACTGGCCCGGGTACTCGCCACGCTCGAAGCCATCCAGCGCGACTTCAACGACGGCGGCCAGCGCGTATCGCTGGCCGACCTCATCGTGCTAGCCGGCTGCGCCGGCGTCGAGGAAGCCGCCCGCAAGGCCGGACACGCCATCCGAGTGCCCTTCGAACCGGGACGCATGGACGCCACGCAGGAACAGACCGACGTGGCGGCCTTCGACGTGCTGGAACCGATCGCCGACGGCTTCCGCAACTTCCAGAAAGCGAAATACAGCGTCTCCGCCGAGGAACTGCTGATCGACAAGGCACAGCTCCTGACCCTCACGCCGCCGGAAATGACGGTGCTCGTCGGCGGCCTGCGCGCCTTGAACGCCAACACCGGCCAAACCCGCCACGGCGTCTTCACCGATCGTCCCGAAGCACTGACCAACGACTTCTTCGTGAACCTGCTGGACATGCGCACGGTCTGGAACGCGACCTCATCCGACGAGGATCTTTTCGAGGGTCGCGACCGCGTCACGGGACAGGCGAAATGGACGGCCACGCGGGTCGATCTCGTGTTCGGCTCGAACAGCGAACTGCGCGCGCTGGCCGAGGTCTATGCGACGGCGGACGCCGAGACGAAATTCGTCCAGGACTTCGTCGCCGCCTGGACCAAGGTGATGAATCTGGACCGGTTCGATCTCAACTGA
- a CDS encoding NUDIX hydrolase: protein MKSWKRLATTTLVHDRWLHLTADRCEPPSGHVVEPFYVMHQPDFVHIFAENAAGEILVVRQYRYAVADVCVELPGGIIDSGEEPLVAARRELLEETGHVADDWTYVGWMYASPLRQTSRIHLFRARELAVQQAQSLDESEDIEFHFMSPTEIERAMHSGQFTHVHHVASYYRARAHRESPSTAG from the coding sequence ATGAAATCCTGGAAAAGACTCGCCACCACCACCCTCGTCCACGACCGTTGGCTGCATCTGACTGCCGATCGCTGCGAACCGCCCTCGGGGCATGTCGTCGAACCGTTCTACGTGATGCACCAGCCGGATTTCGTACATATATTTGCGGAAAATGCGGCCGGTGAAATCCTCGTGGTGCGCCAGTACCGCTATGCCGTGGCCGACGTCTGCGTAGAGCTGCCCGGCGGCATCATCGATTCGGGCGAAGAACCGCTGGTGGCCGCCCGCCGCGAACTGCTCGAAGAAACCGGCCACGTCGCGGACGACTGGACCTATGTCGGCTGGATGTATGCGAGCCCACTTAGACAGACGAGCCGGATCCATCTATTCCGCGCCCGGGAACTCGCGGTACAGCAGGCGCAATCCCTGGACGAATCGGAGGACATCGAATTTCACTTCATGTCCCCAACGGAAATCGAACGGGCCATGCACAGCGGACAATTCACCCATGTGCACCACGTCGCCTCGTACTATCGGGCCCGGGCACATCGCGAGTCGCCATCGACCGCAGGCTGA